The proteins below are encoded in one region of Rhizobacter sp.:
- a CDS encoding helix-hairpin-helix domain-containing protein, with protein sequence MASIKSPKARSADECERLEQLPNIGPSLAEDLRLIGIHQPQQLRGKDAFVLYQKLCSVTGTRQDPCVLDTFMAATDFMGGAAPAPWWNYTAQRKALFGQV encoded by the coding sequence ATGGCCTCGATCAAATCACCGAAGGCCCGCAGCGCAGATGAGTGCGAGCGGCTGGAGCAGCTGCCCAACATCGGCCCCTCGCTGGCAGAAGACCTGCGGCTGATCGGCATCCACCAGCCGCAACAGCTGCGCGGCAAGGACGCCTTCGTGCTCTACCAGAAGCTGTGTTCGGTGACGGGCACCCGGCAAGACCCCTGCGTGCTCGACACCTTCATGGCGGCGACCGATTTCATGGGCGGTGCGGCACCGGCGCCCTGGTGGAACTACACAGCGCAACGCAAGGCGCTGTTCGGTCAGGTGTAG
- a CDS encoding MarR family transcriptional regulator, producing the protein MRSLRNDSQQARADWLQLDQQLCFALYSTSLAMTKLYKPLLAPLGLTYPQYLALLVLWERDGLGVGELGERLFLDSGTLTPLLKRMESAGWLKRERDSADERRVVVKLTPEGRALRQKAKSVPLQLSQAMQCDVNDINSLTQRLQQLRANLLDGTAGDAAAAH; encoded by the coding sequence ATGCGATCCCTCCGCAACGACTCTCAACAGGCCCGCGCCGACTGGCTGCAACTCGACCAGCAGCTGTGCTTCGCGCTGTATTCCACGTCGCTGGCGATGACCAAGCTCTACAAGCCGCTGCTGGCGCCGCTGGGCCTCACCTACCCACAGTACCTGGCGCTGCTGGTGCTCTGGGAGCGCGACGGCCTGGGCGTTGGCGAGTTGGGCGAGCGGCTCTTCCTTGACTCCGGCACGCTGACCCCACTGCTCAAGCGGATGGAATCCGCCGGCTGGCTGAAGCGCGAGCGCGACTCGGCCGACGAGCGCCGCGTCGTCGTCAAGCTCACGCCCGAAGGCCGCGCGCTGCGCCAGAAGGCCAAGAGCGTGCCGTTGCAGCTGAGCCAGGCGATGCAGTGCGACGTCAACGACATCAACAGCCTCACGCAGCGGCTGCAACAGCTGCGCGCCAATCTCCTCGATGGCACCGCGGGTGATGCCGCGGCGGCACATTGA
- a CDS encoding penicillin acylase family protein, which yields MKWIRRGAWALLWLALIVAVALWIYSRRVLPTTQGTITLQSGPKSELRIERDADGIPTIKAASRDDAFFGLGYVHAQDRLWQLETHKRIASGRLSEAFGESALETDKFLRALGVRRMAAQQWEQVSAEGRAALTAYAAGINAYVQNELSARPPEFMLTGVQPEPWVPEDSMGWATMMAWDLGANWSGELLRLRMALQMPVERIQELLPPYPGEKPLPTADYAALYRNLKLNANLGQTALSAAPESGIEGVGSNNWVVHGSHTESGKPLLANDPHLKLTAPALWYFARMEAPGFKVAGATMPGLPMVVLGQNERIAWGFTNTGPDVQDLYLERVNPNDANEYQTPEGWAKFASVTETIKVRGGSEVTLTARSTRHGPVISDVGGATEGIVSSSRPAYVLAMRWTALDKDSGTLDAALAFNSARSVPEFIAAAGKHLAPMQNMVVADVDGHIGMVSAGRVPVRKPENDLKGLVPAPGWDARYDWAGVLEPTWTPRETDPPRGWIATANQRIHAADYPHFLTSEWAAPYRQQRIEQLLDAKPKHSLESLQAMQADVLSLGTQRLLPFLRKAQSPHALAGAAQKELAAFDGTMAADKAAPLIAWAWARQLTVGLFRDEVGATQFDKLIATRSFREALEGALDRNDAWWCDDKGTPAQESCQDQVNAAFTRALDELQALQGADVSKWQWGKAHQARSEHRPFSRVKLLAKYFELRTPVGGDTYTVNVSRVSQKPDATTGELYLDEHGPSFRAVYDLADPSKSRFMHSTGQSGIVFSPLYRSFMDRWREVQGVPVWAAEPAKRVLVLKPRAA from the coding sequence ATGAAATGGATACGTCGCGGCGCCTGGGCGCTGCTGTGGCTGGCGCTGATCGTGGCCGTGGCCTTGTGGATCTACAGCCGGCGCGTTCTGCCCACCACCCAGGGCACGATCACGCTGCAAAGCGGCCCGAAGAGCGAGCTGCGCATCGAGCGTGACGCCGACGGCATCCCGACCATCAAGGCCGCCTCGCGTGACGACGCCTTCTTCGGCCTCGGCTACGTGCACGCGCAAGACCGGCTCTGGCAGCTCGAGACGCACAAGCGCATCGCGAGCGGCCGCCTGTCCGAAGCCTTCGGCGAATCGGCGCTGGAGACCGACAAGTTCCTGCGCGCCCTGGGCGTGCGCCGCATGGCCGCCCAACAGTGGGAACAGGTCAGCGCCGAAGGCCGCGCCGCGCTCACCGCCTACGCCGCCGGCATCAACGCTTATGTGCAGAACGAGCTGAGCGCCCGCCCGCCCGAGTTCATGCTGACCGGCGTGCAGCCCGAGCCCTGGGTGCCCGAAGACAGCATGGGCTGGGCCACGATGATGGCCTGGGACCTGGGCGCCAACTGGTCGGGTGAATTGCTGCGGCTTCGCATGGCCCTGCAGATGCCGGTTGAGCGCATCCAGGAGCTGCTGCCGCCGTATCCCGGCGAGAAGCCGCTGCCGACCGCCGACTACGCCGCGCTCTACCGCAACCTGAAGCTCAACGCCAACCTCGGCCAGACGGCGCTCAGCGCGGCGCCCGAGTCGGGCATCGAAGGCGTGGGCTCCAACAACTGGGTGGTGCACGGCTCGCACACCGAGAGCGGCAAGCCGTTGCTCGCCAACGACCCGCACCTGAAGCTCACCGCCCCGGCGCTCTGGTACTTCGCCCGCATGGAAGCGCCCGGCTTCAAGGTGGCCGGCGCCACCATGCCGGGCCTGCCAATGGTGGTGCTGGGCCAGAACGAGCGCATCGCCTGGGGCTTCACCAACACCGGGCCCGACGTGCAAGACCTCTACCTCGAGCGCGTCAACCCCAACGATGCCAACGAGTACCAGACGCCCGAGGGCTGGGCCAAGTTCGCGAGCGTCACCGAAACCATCAAGGTGCGCGGCGGCAGCGAGGTGACGCTCACCGCACGCAGCACGCGGCACGGGCCGGTGATCTCCGACGTGGGCGGCGCCACCGAGGGCATCGTCTCGTCGTCGCGCCCCGCCTACGTGCTGGCCATGCGCTGGACGGCGCTCGACAAGGACAGCGGCACGCTCGACGCCGCGCTCGCCTTCAACAGCGCGCGTTCGGTGCCCGAGTTCATCGCCGCCGCCGGCAAGCACTTGGCACCGATGCAGAACATGGTGGTGGCCGACGTCGACGGCCACATCGGCATGGTGTCGGCCGGCCGCGTGCCGGTGCGCAAGCCGGAAAACGACCTCAAGGGCCTGGTGCCCGCGCCGGGCTGGGACGCCCGCTACGACTGGGCCGGCGTGCTCGAGCCGACGTGGACGCCCCGCGAGACCGACCCGCCGCGCGGCTGGATCGCCACCGCCAACCAGCGCATCCACGCGGCCGACTACCCGCACTTCCTGACCAGCGAATGGGCCGCGCCGTACCGGCAGCAGCGCATCGAGCAGCTGCTCGATGCCAAGCCCAAGCACAGCCTGGAGAGCCTGCAGGCGATGCAGGCCGATGTGCTGTCGCTCGGCACGCAGCGGCTGCTGCCCTTCCTGCGCAAGGCGCAGTCGCCGCACGCACTGGCAGGCGCTGCGCAGAAGGAGCTGGCCGCGTTCGACGGCACGATGGCCGCCGACAAGGCCGCGCCGCTCATCGCCTGGGCCTGGGCGCGGCAGCTCACCGTGGGCCTCTTCCGCGACGAGGTGGGCGCCACCCAGTTCGACAAGCTGATCGCCACCCGCAGCTTCCGCGAGGCGCTCGAAGGCGCGCTGGATCGCAACGACGCCTGGTGGTGCGACGACAAGGGCACCCCGGCGCAAGAGAGCTGCCAGGACCAGGTCAACGCCGCGTTCACCCGCGCCCTCGACGAGCTGCAAGCCCTGCAGGGGGCGGATGTGTCGAAGTGGCAGTGGGGCAAGGCGCACCAGGCGCGTTCGGAGCACCGGCCGTTCAGCCGGGTGAAGCTGCTCGCGAAGTATTTCGAGCTGCGCACGCCGGTGGGTGGCGACACCTACACGGTCAACGTATCGCGGGTGTCGCAGAAACCGGATGCGACCACGGGCGAGCTGTACCTCGATGAACACGGGCCGTCGTTTCGCGCGGTGTATGACCTGGCGGACCCGAGCAAGTCGCGCTTCATGCATTCGACGGGGCAGTCGGGGATCGTCTTTTCGCCGCTGTACAGGAGCTTCATGGACCGCTGGCGTGAGGTGCAGGGTGTGCCGGTGTGGGCGGCGGAGCCGGCGAAGCGGGTGCTGGTGTTGAAGCCTCGGGCTGCCTGA
- a CDS encoding LysE family translocator, which translates to MLEALGVHDLPLFIAAGLLLNITPGADMLYVAGHAASGGRRAGLLAALGIGAGCLFHVALATVGLSALLASSELAFNLVKWAGAGYLVWMGLGMLRARLREAQQPVALDARRVFWRGVLTNALNPKVALFFLAFLPQFMTPNAPHQALGFGLLGLVFTVNGTLVTLAFAWLAGTARERFAQQVQGSRLGLWCQRAAGAMFIGLGLRLAVSSR; encoded by the coding sequence ATGCTCGAGGCGCTCGGGGTGCACGACCTGCCGCTGTTCATCGCGGCCGGGCTGCTGCTCAACATCACGCCGGGTGCCGACATGCTCTACGTGGCCGGCCATGCCGCGAGCGGCGGGCGCCGTGCGGGCCTGCTGGCGGCGCTGGGCATTGGCGCCGGCTGCCTCTTCCACGTGGCGCTCGCGACGGTCGGGTTGTCGGCCCTGCTGGCCAGCTCCGAGCTGGCCTTCAACCTCGTGAAGTGGGCCGGCGCCGGCTACTTGGTGTGGATGGGCCTCGGCATGCTGCGGGCGCGCCTGCGCGAGGCCCAGCAGCCGGTGGCGCTCGACGCGCGCCGCGTGTTCTGGCGCGGCGTGCTCACCAATGCGCTCAACCCCAAGGTGGCGCTCTTCTTCCTCGCCTTCCTGCCGCAGTTCATGACGCCGAATGCGCCGCACCAGGCACTGGGCTTCGGGCTGCTCGGCCTCGTCTTCACCGTCAACGGCACGCTCGTGACGCTCGCCTTTGCCTGGCTCGCCGGCACCGCGCGCGAGCGCTTCGCGCAGCAGGTGCAGGGCAGCCGCCTCGGGCTGTGGTGCCAGCGTGCCGCGGGGGCGATGTTCATCGGGCTGGGCCTGCGGCTCGCCGTCAGCAGCCGCTGA
- a CDS encoding asparaginase gives MQNTSRTIVVLGTGGTIAGTAADAADNVGYTAAQLGVEALVKAVPALAGLPLECEQVAQADSKDMGFAIWRALALRTAHHLARDDVAGVVVTHGTDTLEETAYFLQRVLAPKKPVAMTAAMRPATSLNADGPQNLLDAVTVAGTSGAQGVVVVTAGAVHAATDVRKAHTYRLDAFSSGDAGLLGVVEEGRVTAWRAWPQGEALGLQWLPVEDDAWPQVEIVTSHAGASGALVRAACEIGVQGLVVAATGNGTVHTALEAALLEAQDQGVTVWRSSRCGNGRVIGRADDVLPSAGELTPVKARVELILQLLTPC, from the coding sequence ATGCAAAACACTTCTCGGACGATCGTGGTGCTGGGCACCGGCGGGACCATCGCCGGCACCGCCGCCGATGCGGCTGACAACGTGGGCTACACCGCGGCGCAGCTCGGTGTCGAAGCGCTGGTGAAGGCCGTGCCGGCGCTGGCGGGCCTGCCACTCGAATGCGAGCAGGTGGCGCAGGCCGACAGCAAGGACATGGGCTTTGCCATCTGGCGCGCGCTCGCGCTGCGCACGGCCCATCACCTGGCGCGCGACGACGTGGCCGGCGTGGTCGTGACCCACGGCACCGACACGCTCGAAGAGACCGCCTATTTCCTGCAACGCGTGCTCGCGCCGAAGAAGCCGGTGGCGATGACGGCCGCCATGCGACCGGCCACCTCGCTGAATGCCGACGGCCCGCAGAACCTGCTCGACGCCGTGACCGTGGCCGGCACGTCAGGCGCGCAAGGCGTGGTCGTGGTGACCGCCGGGGCGGTGCACGCCGCCACCGACGTGCGCAAGGCCCACACCTACCGGCTCGACGCGTTCAGCTCGGGCGACGCCGGCTTGCTCGGTGTGGTGGAAGAGGGCCGTGTGACGGCGTGGCGCGCCTGGCCGCAGGGCGAAGCGCTCGGGCTGCAATGGCTGCCGGTGGAAGACGACGCCTGGCCGCAGGTGGAGATCGTGACCAGCCACGCCGGGGCGAGTGGTGCACTCGTGCGCGCGGCCTGCGAGATCGGCGTGCAGGGCCTGGTGGTCGCGGCCACCGGCAACGGCACGGTGCACACGGCGCTCGAAGCTGCGCTGCTCGAAGCCCAAGACCAGGGGGTGACGGTGTGGCGCAGCAGCCGCTGCGGCAACGGCCGGGTGATCGGACGGGCCGACGACGTGCTGCCGTCGGCCGGGGAACTCACGCCTGTGAAGGCGCGGGTGGAGCTGATCCTTCAGCTCCTGACGCCCTGCTAG
- the lexA gene encoding transcriptional repressor LexA, whose translation MEAPKLTERQQQILDLVQSAIERTGAPPTRAEIASELGFRSANAAEEHLQALARKGVIELVGGTSRGIRLKSDTLRALNEIRGKQFSLPLPSLSQLTLPLVGRVAAGSPILAQEHIDQTYLMEASMFPRRPDYLLKVRGMSMRDAGIMDGDLLAVQKAKDAKNGQIVVARLGEDVTVKRFRRTRTSIELLPENPDFKPIVIPFGDVDFELEGIAVGLIRNNMMM comes from the coding sequence ATGGAAGCGCCCAAGCTCACCGAACGCCAACAGCAGATCCTCGATCTCGTGCAAAGCGCCATCGAGCGCACCGGCGCCCCACCCACCCGCGCCGAGATCGCGAGCGAGCTGGGCTTCCGTTCCGCCAACGCCGCCGAAGAGCACCTGCAAGCCCTGGCCCGCAAAGGCGTCATCGAGCTCGTGGGCGGCACCTCGCGCGGCATCCGGCTGAAGTCTGACACGTTGCGCGCGCTGAACGAGATCCGCGGCAAGCAGTTCAGCCTGCCCCTGCCCAGCCTCTCGCAGCTCACGCTGCCGCTGGTGGGCCGCGTGGCCGCCGGCAGCCCCATCCTCGCGCAGGAGCACATCGACCAGACCTACCTGATGGAAGCGAGCATGTTCCCGCGCCGCCCCGACTACCTGCTCAAGGTGCGTGGCATGAGCATGCGAGACGCCGGCATCATGGACGGTGACCTGCTCGCCGTGCAGAAAGCCAAAGACGCGAAGAACGGCCAGATCGTCGTGGCCCGCCTGGGCGAAGACGTGACCGTCAAGCGCTTCCGCCGCACCCGCACCAGCATCGAGCTGCTGCCCGAGAACCCTGACTTCAAGCCCATCGTCATTCCCTTCGGTGACGTCGACTTCGAACTCGAAGGCATCGCCGTCGGCCTGATTCGCAACAACATGATGATGTGA
- a CDS encoding nitrate- and nitrite sensing domain-containing protein, translating into MKSWIGRLKIWQKFAVLGGLTLVLLVPPTAYVVVGELKHIHARERQQAGLAPVAEVLRLVQLTQQHRGLTNTLLSGDASKQTPRQAKQQEVDAAIAKVLDAAGATPSARVSSRRERMRAQWQALSADVAGGQLALPASFARHSALIKEELALVDDLMDASGLSRDTVAATHHLSLAALRSLPQLSEYLGQARARGAGYLAKGQLDPTDRVTLNQLVEAVQDQAARVNADLDHATDADAAALGPLAERRQQAAAGADEAVKLIQSQVLEATALTLAPGQFFSAMTGHVDAQYALGAATFEVLNAEFERELAATRRLLWLLAPVIVLGGLAAAWLIVTIARTTSRSMAQALAASNALASGDLSFRARAETQDELGQMLRALGGSAGAIAEVVSHIKSSSDSIATGSDQIAAGNIDLSQRTEEQAANLQRTAASMVQLASTVRSNADNAQQASQLASSATSVAARGGEMMGQVVATMSDIAQSSKKIADIIGVIDGIAFQTNILALNAAVEAARAGEQGRGFAVVAAEVRSLAQRSAGAAREIKSLIGESVTRVESGSQLVNDAGATMSDIVAQVQRVSDLIGEIGHAAHEQHAGIEQVTGAVAELDQVTQQNAALVEESAAAAESLKHQASKLAEAVRAFRL; encoded by the coding sequence ATGAAATCCTGGATTGGCCGGCTCAAGATCTGGCAGAAGTTTGCGGTGCTCGGTGGGTTGACCCTGGTGTTGCTGGTGCCACCCACGGCCTATGTGGTGGTCGGTGAGTTGAAGCACATCCACGCCCGGGAGCGGCAGCAGGCGGGCCTCGCGCCCGTGGCCGAGGTGCTGCGCCTGGTGCAGCTCACGCAGCAGCATCGGGGTCTCACCAACACCTTGCTCAGCGGCGACGCCAGCAAACAGACGCCGCGGCAGGCCAAGCAGCAGGAGGTCGACGCGGCCATCGCCAAGGTGCTCGACGCCGCCGGTGCCACGCCCAGCGCGCGCGTGAGCAGCCGCCGCGAGCGCATGCGTGCGCAATGGCAGGCGCTGTCGGCCGATGTGGCCGGCGGCCAGCTCGCGCTGCCGGCCAGCTTTGCGCGCCACAGCGCGTTGATCAAGGAAGAGCTGGCGCTCGTTGACGACTTGATGGACGCGAGCGGCCTGTCGCGCGACACCGTGGCCGCCACGCACCACCTGAGCCTGGCCGCTCTGCGCAGCCTGCCCCAGCTCAGCGAATACCTCGGCCAGGCCCGCGCCCGCGGGGCCGGCTACCTGGCCAAGGGCCAGCTCGACCCGACCGACCGGGTGACGCTGAATCAGCTCGTCGAAGCCGTGCAGGACCAGGCCGCGCGCGTGAACGCCGACCTCGACCACGCGACCGATGCGGACGCCGCCGCGCTCGGCCCGCTGGCCGAGCGTCGCCAGCAGGCCGCGGCCGGGGCCGACGAGGCGGTGAAGCTCATCCAGTCGCAGGTGCTGGAGGCGACCGCGCTCACCCTGGCGCCGGGCCAGTTCTTCAGTGCGATGACGGGTCACGTCGACGCGCAGTACGCACTTGGCGCGGCCACCTTCGAGGTGCTCAACGCCGAATTCGAGCGTGAGCTGGCCGCCACGCGGCGCCTGCTGTGGCTGCTGGCACCTGTCATCGTGCTGGGTGGGCTGGCGGCGGCGTGGCTCATCGTGACCATCGCCCGCACCACCTCGCGCTCGATGGCACAGGCGCTGGCCGCGTCGAACGCCTTGGCGAGTGGCGACCTGAGCTTCCGTGCACGTGCCGAGACGCAAGACGAGCTGGGCCAGATGCTGCGCGCACTGGGCGGCTCTGCCGGTGCGATTGCGGAGGTGGTCTCGCACATCAAGTCGTCGAGTGACTCCATCGCCACGGGCTCCGACCAGATCGCCGCCGGCAACATCGACCTGAGCCAGCGCACCGAAGAGCAGGCGGCCAACCTGCAGCGCACGGCCGCCTCGATGGTGCAGCTGGCGAGCACGGTGCGCAGCAACGCCGACAACGCGCAGCAGGCCTCGCAGCTCGCGAGCTCCGCCACCAGCGTGGCCGCGCGGGGCGGCGAGATGATGGGCCAGGTGGTCGCCACCATGAGCGACATCGCCCAGAGCTCCAAGAAGATCGCCGACATCATCGGCGTGATCGACGGCATCGCCTTCCAGACCAACATCCTCGCGCTCAACGCGGCGGTGGAAGCGGCGCGCGCCGGTGAGCAGGGGCGTGGCTTCGCGGTGGTGGCCGCCGAGGTGCGCTCGCTGGCCCAGCGCAGTGCTGGCGCGGCGCGCGAGATCAAGAGCCTGATCGGCGAAAGCGTGACACGCGTGGAGTCGGGCTCACAGCTGGTGAACGATGCCGGCGCGACGATGAGCGACATCGTCGCGCAGGTGCAGCGCGTGAGCGACCTCATCGGCGAGATCGGCCATGCGGCGCATGAGCAGCACGCGGGCATCGAGCAGGTCACCGGCGCGGTGGCCGAGCTCGACCAGGTGACGCAGCAGAACGCGGCGCTGGTGGAAGAGTCGGCCGCCGCGGCCGAAAGCCTCAAGCACCAGGCGAGCAAGCTCGCCGAGGCGGTGCGCGCGTTCAGGCTCTGA
- a CDS encoding D-2-hydroxyacid dehydrogenase family protein, with the protein MNIIILDDYQDAVRKLKCAARLEHLNAKVFTNTVKGIGQLSVRLRDAEVLVLIRERTHFPRQLLEKLPKLKLIAQTGRVGPHIDVDTCTRLGIAVAEGTGSPVAPAELTWALIMAAMRRLPQYIGNLKHGAWQQSGLKSASMPANFGIGMVLKGKTLGIWGYGRIGELVAGYGHAFGMKVIVWGSESSREKAVAAGHTAAESREAFFEQADVLSLHKRLSDETRGMVKLDDLTRMKPTALLINTSRAELIEEGALVSALNRGHPGMAAVDVFESEPILQGHPLLRLENAICTPHIGYVEQDSYEMYFGAAFDHVVNFVNGNPTGIVNPAALKVLRG; encoded by the coding sequence ATGAACATCATCATCCTCGACGACTACCAAGACGCGGTGCGCAAGCTCAAGTGCGCCGCGCGCCTCGAACACCTCAACGCCAAGGTCTTCACCAACACCGTCAAGGGCATCGGCCAACTCTCGGTGCGCCTGCGCGACGCCGAAGTGCTGGTGCTGATCCGCGAGCGCACCCACTTCCCGCGCCAGCTGCTGGAAAAACTCCCCAAGCTCAAGCTGATCGCCCAGACCGGGCGCGTCGGCCCGCACATCGACGTCGACACCTGCACGCGCCTGGGCATCGCGGTGGCCGAGGGCACGGGCTCGCCGGTGGCGCCGGCCGAGCTGACCTGGGCGCTGATCATGGCCGCCATGCGACGCCTGCCGCAGTACATCGGCAACCTGAAGCACGGCGCCTGGCAGCAGTCGGGGCTGAAGTCGGCCTCGATGCCGGCCAACTTCGGCATCGGCATGGTGCTCAAGGGCAAGACACTCGGCATCTGGGGCTACGGCCGCATCGGTGAACTGGTGGCCGGCTACGGCCACGCCTTCGGCATGAAGGTGATCGTGTGGGGAAGCGAGTCCTCCCGCGAGAAGGCCGTGGCGGCCGGCCACACCGCCGCCGAGTCGCGAGAAGCCTTCTTCGAGCAGGCCGACGTGCTGAGCCTGCACAAGCGCCTGTCCGACGAGACGCGCGGCATGGTCAAGCTCGACGACCTGACGCGCATGAAACCGACTGCGCTGCTCATCAACACCTCGCGCGCCGAGCTGATCGAAGAAGGTGCACTCGTCTCGGCCCTCAACCGCGGCCATCCCGGCATGGCGGCCGTCGACGTGTTCGAGAGCGAGCCCATCCTGCAAGGCCACCCGCTGCTGAGGTTGGAAAACGCCATCTGCACACCGCACATCGGCTACGTCGAGCAAGACAGCTACGAGATGTACTTCGGCGCCGCCTTCGACCACGTCGTCAACTTCGTGAACGGCAACCCGACGGGCATCGTGAACCCCGCGGCACTGAAGGTTCTTCGCGGATGA
- a CDS encoding DUF1993 domain-containing protein → MPITMHSASVPMFVRMLTNLSKFIEKAEAHAQAKKFDPAVYLVSRLAPDMLPFTRQVQIACDTAKFCIARLGGVEAPKHDDNEASLGDLKARIAKTIAFVQSVPAEQIAGTEEKDINVPRRDGVLVMKGEAYLKHYATPNFYFHVTTAYALLRHNGVELGKSDFLAGL, encoded by the coding sequence ATGCCCATCACCATGCACTCGGCCAGCGTGCCCATGTTCGTTCGCATGCTCACCAACCTGAGCAAGTTCATCGAGAAGGCCGAGGCCCATGCGCAGGCGAAGAAGTTCGACCCGGCCGTCTATCTCGTGTCGCGCCTCGCCCCCGACATGCTGCCCTTCACCCGCCAGGTGCAGATCGCCTGCGACACGGCCAAGTTCTGCATCGCCCGCCTGGGTGGCGTGGAGGCACCCAAGCACGACGACAACGAGGCAAGCCTCGGCGACCTGAAGGCACGCATCGCCAAGACGATCGCGTTCGTTCAATCGGTGCCGGCCGAGCAGATCGCGGGTACTGAAGAGAAGGACATCAACGTGCCCCGCCGCGACGGCGTGCTCGTGATGAAAGGCGAGGCCTACCTCAAGCACTACGCCACGCCCAACTTCTACTTCCACGTGACCACCGCCTACGCCCTGCTGCGCCACAACGGTGTGGAGCTCGGCAAGAGCGATTTTCTGGCGGGCCTCTGA
- a CDS encoding IS110 family transposase gives MHPQVRVASGEQRPNAGIDVSKQHLDACWSEVELRVANDAGGWNELIARLVAERVDLVVIEATGGYERGLVCALQEADVAVARINPRQARDFAKSMGVLAKTDRVDARCLRDLADVLARHKERHKYITAPSDPQREALNSLMLRRRQLVDMRAAEANRLAVAAHKKAKSSVLAVKRVLDKQIEQIDQEIQRHIDDHFDSQRQLLDSVKGVGAVTIVTLLAALPELGKLNRRAIAKLVGTAPMAHDSGPRKGSRHIWGGRAAVRSVIYMAALSASRSNPVISTHYQRLVAAGKPKKVALVACMRKLLVILNAMLRDGSAWNPDKHIPLKTSS, from the coding sequence ATGCATCCGCAAGTCAGGGTAGCGAGCGGCGAGCAGCGGCCCAACGCAGGCATCGACGTGTCCAAACAGCATCTGGATGCTTGTTGGAGCGAAGTTGAACTGCGCGTGGCCAACGACGCCGGTGGGTGGAACGAGCTGATCGCCAGGCTCGTGGCCGAGCGCGTAGACCTCGTGGTCATAGAAGCCACGGGAGGCTACGAGCGAGGCTTGGTGTGTGCGCTGCAGGAAGCGGACGTAGCCGTCGCACGGATCAATCCGCGCCAAGCGCGCGACTTTGCCAAGTCGATGGGTGTACTGGCCAAGACCGATCGGGTGGACGCACGCTGCCTGCGTGACCTGGCCGACGTGCTGGCACGGCACAAGGAGCGCCACAAGTACATCACCGCTCCGTCGGACCCGCAGCGTGAGGCGCTCAACTCGCTGATGCTGCGGCGGCGCCAGCTGGTGGACATGCGTGCCGCAGAAGCCAACCGCCTGGCGGTGGCGGCGCACAAGAAGGCCAAGAGCAGCGTCCTGGCCGTCAAGCGTGTGCTGGATAAGCAGATCGAGCAAATCGACCAGGAAATCCAGCGGCACATCGATGACCACTTCGACAGCCAGAGGCAGCTGCTGGACAGTGTCAAAGGCGTGGGTGCAGTGACCATCGTGACGCTGCTGGCGGCCTTGCCGGAGTTGGGCAAGTTGAACCGGCGGGCCATCGCCAAGCTCGTGGGGACGGCCCCCATGGCGCACGATTCGGGCCCGCGCAAGGGAAGTCGCCACATCTGGGGTGGTCGTGCGGCGGTGCGCTCGGTGATCTACATGGCGGCGTTGTCGGCGAGCCGAAGCAACCCGGTCATCAGCACGCACTACCAGCGCTTGGTGGCCGCAGGCAAGCCCAAGAAGGTCGCGCTGGTGGCCTGCATGCGCAAGCTTCTCGTCATCCTCAACGCAATGCTGCGTGACGGCTCCGCATGGAATCCCGACAAACACATCCCTCTCAAGACCTCTTCTTGA
- a CDS encoding organic hydroperoxide resistance protein, whose product MALEKVLYTAHATSTGGRTGTSESSDGALKVNLSTPKELGGAGGPGTNPEQLFAAGYSACFIGAMKAVAGAQKIKLPDDVSITADVGIGPITGGFGIQVAMAIKIPGFEKAQAEALVAAAHKVCPYSNATRGNIDVTLTVI is encoded by the coding sequence ATGGCCCTCGAAAAAGTTCTCTACACCGCCCACGCCACCTCGACCGGCGGCCGCACCGGCACGTCCGAATCGTCCGACGGCGCGCTCAAGGTCAACCTGAGCACCCCGAAGGAGCTGGGCGGCGCGGGTGGCCCAGGCACCAACCCCGAGCAGCTCTTCGCCGCCGGCTACTCGGCCTGCTTCATCGGCGCGATGAAGGCCGTGGCCGGCGCACAGAAGATCAAGCTGCCGGATGACGTGTCGATCACGGCCGACGTGGGCATTGGCCCCATCACCGGAGGCTTCGGCATCCAGGTGGCCATGGCGATCAAGATCCCCGGCTTCGAGAAGGCCCAGGCCGAAGCGCTGGTGGCCGCGGCCCACAAGGTGTGCCCGTATTCGAACGCCACCCGCGGCAACATCGACGTGACGCTGACGGTGATCTAG